The following proteins are co-located in the Sardina pilchardus chromosome 24, fSarPil1.1, whole genome shotgun sequence genome:
- the utp23 gene encoding rRNA-processing protein UTP23 homolog, whose amino-acid sequence MKLKRQKQAKKTISFYKYNFSFREPFQILLDGTFCQAALIGKIQIKEQMPKYLMGEVQLCTTSCALKEVESLGKDLYGAKLILQKFQVRRCPHFDEPVPASECLLSMLEGTNPHHYFIATQDNELTKGLKEIPGVPIMYVIRNTMVLDKPSEGSLKRVQAVLAGEMVPPSQQQSISKLKEAQGVNAEEGVRRKRKRKSGNPNPLSCMKKRKSGPTPPKPSTDGEQKKKKPRKRKRKPAAGAGGAGGQTVTVKPNTL is encoded by the exons ATGAAGCTCAAACGGCAAAAACAAGCCAAGAAAACAATAAGCTTTTATAAATATAACTTCAGTTTTCGGGAACCTTTTCAAATATTACTCGATGGAACTTTCTGCCAAGCTGCGCTCATCGGGAAAATACAGATCAAAGAACAAATGCCAAAGTATCTCATGGGAGAGGTGCAACTCTGTACCACCAG ctgtGCTCTAAAAGAAGTAGAATCTCTGGGGAAAGACCTGTACGGCGCAAAACTCATTTTACAGAAATTTCAGGTCAGGAGATGCCCACACTTCGATGAACCAGTTCCAGCGTCGGAGTGTCTGTTATCTATGCTGGAAGGCACAAACCCACATCACTATTTCATTGCCACACAG GATAATGAACTGACAAAAGGCCTCAAGGAAATACCAGGTGTGCCAATTATGTATGTTATCCGAAACACCATGGTGTTGGACAAGCCATCCGAAGGTTCCCTCAAACGTGTCCAGGCGGTCCTTGCCGGGGAGATGGTGCCTCCATCTCAGCAGCAGAGCATCAGCAAGCTGAAGGAAGCGCAAGGAGTCAACGCAGAGGAAGGCGTTCGACGCAAGCGCAAACGCAAGTCGGGGAACCCAAATCCACTGAGCTGcatgaagaagaggaagagcggACCCACGCCACCCAAACCGAGCACAGACGgagagcagaagaagaagaaacctAGAAAACGCAAACGAAAACctgcagctggagctggaggagcaggaggacagACTGTCACAGTCAAGCCAAATACTCTCTAG
- the si:ch211-153f2.3 gene encoding uncharacterized protein si:ch211-153f2.3 codes for MNPDTQCEDMLSTMVLENIKNKLLHAFRATGEARTVPDCSGASPTCVGRSFQANEELRRAKIDGAISWIRSELLEMRSQDRQLAQTLLGLNSEIQRLRRENSAAVAAAGMAPDPEGGQNHSH; via the exons ATGAATCCAGACACGCAGTGTGAGGACATGTTGTCTACCATGGTCTTGGAGAACATCAAAAACAAACTCTTGCACGCATTCAGGGCGACAGGAGAGGCACGGACCGTCCCAGACTGCTCAGGTGCGTCTCCCACCTGCGTTGGGAGAAGTTTTCAAGCCAATGAAGAGCTGAGAAGAGCCAAAATTGACGGAGCAATTTCTTGGATACGATCTGAGCTG CTGGAGATGCGCTCGCAGGACCGGCAGCTGGCCCAGACTCTGCTGGGGCTCAACAGCGAGATCCAGAGGCTGAGGAGGGAGAACAGCGCCGCCGTAGCCGCTGCCGGCATGGCACCGGACCCAGAGGGCGGCCAGAACCACAGCCActga
- the rad21b gene encoding RAD21 cohesin complex component b, translating to MFYAHFVLSKRGPLAKIWLAAHWDKKLTKAHVFECNLESSVESIISPKVKMALRTSGHLLLGVVRIYHRKAKYLLADCNEAFIKIKMAFRPGVVDLPEENREAAYNAITLPEEFHDFDQLPDLDDIDVAQQFSLNQSRVEEITMREEVGNLNLLQENDFADFGMDDREMMREASAFEDDIIHGASASNLLLEPESSSGQITDKSNHLEFDQYKDDFGDNPMESSEGGMLVDKLLSNEDGGGIFDDPPAIAENVMMPAGEPGAEDDDDYDNLSAGAPDSPDSGPVGQLPTMTDQTEQTTLVHNEEEAFALEPIDITVKETKAKRKRKLIVDSVKELDSKTIRAQLSDYSDIVTTLDLAPPTKKLMMWKETGGVEKLFSLPAQPLWNGRLLKMFTRCLTPLMPDELRKRRKGGEADSLDEFLKDLENPEVPREEAMGQQRDIIDQTILEEPSVLQTAAMEGSRTLDESMMPPPSSHRGQKRKAQEVQDNMSIIDDDRASIVSALPVPPVELPPEEPPNLSQLIPELDLLGEKSKDKKDDEEEEEEEEGQGGDQDQEERRWNKRTQQMLHGLQRVLAKTGAESIGLLELCRNNNKKQAAAKFYSFLVLKKQQAVELSQAEPYSDIIATPGPRFHIV from the exons ATGTTCTACGCCCACTTCGTTCTCAGCAAGCGTGGGCCGTTGGCCAAAATTTGGCTGGCGGCCCACTGGGATAAGAAGCTGACCAAGGCCCATGTGTTTGAATGCAACCTTGAGAGCAGTGTAGAGAGCATCATTTCTCCCAAG GTGAAGATGGCTTTACGGACATCCGGCCACTTGCTCCTTGGTGTAGTGAGAATCTACCACAGAAAGGCCAAGTATCTGTTGGCAGATTGTAACGAGGCCTTCATCAAGATCAAGATGGCGTTTCGACCAG GTGTGGTGGACTTACCGGAGGAGAACCGTGAAGCTGCTTACAATGCCATCACCTTGCCAGAGGAGTTCCATGACTTTGACCAGCTGCCAGACCTGGA TGACATAGATGTTGCCCAGCAGTTCAGTCTGAATCAAAGTCGTGTGGAAGAGATCACCATGAGGGAGGAGGTTGGTAACCTCAACCTGCTTCAGGAGAATGACTTTG CTGATTTTGGGATGGATGACCGTGAGATGATGAGAGAAGCAAGCGCCTTTGAGGACGACATTATCCATGGAGCGTCTGCTTCCAACCTGCTCCTTGAGCCAGAGTCCAGCAGTGGCCAAATAACCGACAAGTCCAACCATCTGGAGTTTGACCAGTACAAGGACGACTTTGGTGACAATCCCATGGAGAGCAGCGAGGGAGGCATGCTgg TGGACAAGCTCCTGAGCAATGAGGATGGTGGGGGCATCTTTGATGACCCTCCAGCTATCGCAGAGAACGTGATGATGCCAGCGGGAGAACCTGGCGCAGAGGATGATGACGACTATGACAACTTGTCAG CCGGAGCCCCTGATAGTCCCGACTCTGGACCAGTGGGGCAGCTGCCCACCATGACTGACCAGACGGAGCAGACCACACTGGTGCACAACGAGGAGGAGGCCTTCGCCCTGGAGCCCATCGACATCACAG TGAAGGAGACCAAGgccaagaggaagaggaagctgATCGTGGACAGCGTGAAGGAGCTGGACAGCAAGACCATCCGCGCGCAGCTCAGCGACTACTCGGACATCGTGACCACGCTGGACCTGGCTCCGCCCACCAAGAAGCTGATGATGTGGAAGGAGACGGGCGGCGTGGAGAAGCTCTTCTCGCTCCCCGCGCAGCCGCTGTGGAACGGCAGGCTCCTCAAG ATGTTTACGCGATGCCTCACCCCTCTGATGCCGGATGAGCTGAGGAAGCGAAGGAAAGGGGGTGAGGCCGACAGCCTGGACGAGTTCCTTAAGGATCTGGAGAACCCCGAGGTTCCTCGGGAGGAAGCCATGGGCCAGCAGAGGGACATCATTG ACCAGACAATCTTGGAAGAGCCTAGCGTGCTGCAGACAGCAGCCATGGAGGGCAGCAGGACCCTGGACGAGTCCATgatgccccctccctcctcacatAGGGGCCAGAAGCGCAAAGCCCAGGAGGTCCAGGATAATATGTCT ATCATTGATGATGACCGGGCGTCCATAGTGTCAGCACTGCCTGTGCCACCTGTGGAGCTTCCCCCAGAGGAGCCACCCAACCTCAGTCAGCTCATCCCAGAGCTGGACCTGCTGGGCGAGAAGAGCAAGGACAAGAaggatgatgaggaagaggaagag gaggaggagggtcagGGTGGAGACCAGGATCAGGAGGAGAGGCGGTGGAACAAGAGAACCCAGCAGATGTTGCATGGCCTTCAG AGggttttggccaaaactggAGCTGAGTCCATCGGCCTGTTGGAACTGTGCAGGAACAACAACAAGAAGCAGGCTGCCGCCAAGTTCTACAGCTTCCTGGTTCTGAAGAAACAGCAGGCCGTGGAGCTGTCGCAGGCTGAACCTTACAGCGACATCATCGCCACGCCTGGTCCGCGATTTCACATCGTCTAG
- the LOC134072758 gene encoding glutamic acid-rich protein-like translates to MEAVLTRLRDFSCREATFDTCKSVEAVPHRDMENRGCLAKEKSRGDSPLRETGTRQLDIETALAWLRKELIEMRSQDQVLIRQLMDLHAGIQELKLECAEAELELEEEEEEEEEEEEEEESKDDEEASWDSGSSDAGDSSSSSSLSSSGEMDCYLPSAPCLYPHHSPCSPYSLWGSPPKRHLSRRSSLP, encoded by the exons ATGGAAGCGGTCCTGACAAGGCTGAGAGATTTCTCCTGCAGGGAAGCCACCTTTGACACCTGCAAGTCTGTAGAAGCCGTGCCTCACCGGGACATGGAGAACAGAGGATGTTTGGCCAAAGAGAAGTCCAGAGGGGACAGCCCACTCCGAGAGACAGGCACCCGTCAGCTGGACATCGAAACTGCGCTTGCCTGGTTGAGGAAGGAGCTG ATTGAGATGCGGTCGCAGGATCAGGTGCTCATCCGCCAGCTAATGGACCTCCATGCAGGCATCCAGGAGCTGAAGCTGGAGTGTGCTGAGGCTGAgttggagctggaggaggaggaagaggaggaagaggaggaggaggaagaggaggagagcaaggaCGATGAGGAGGCAAGCTGGGATTCGGGCAGCAGCGATGCtggggacagcagcagcagcagctcactgTCCAGCTCTGGAGAGATGGACTGCTACCTCCCCTCTGCCCCCTGCCTGTACCCCCACCACAGCCCCTGCTCTCCGTACTCGCTGTGGGGCTCGCCACCCAAACGTCATCTCAGCCGACGCAGCTCTCTGCCCTAA
- the LOC134072592 gene encoding proton-coupled zinc antiporter SLC30A8-like gives MFRKKDPEKIHLVTDKATTYMGRKSQNEVKEKNGTITHCHDNSRAQEDRERERKVARKRLYIVSVVCLVFMIGEILGGYFAGSLAVMTDAAHLLVDFMSFIISLVSLWLSSRPATHRLSYGWHRAEILGALLSVCTIWLVTGILVYLAVERLISDDYTIEGTLMLITSGCAVLANIIMALTLHQSGHGHSHGGLSSGHGHSHGHSHEKGRDQKAENGHAHSHGQGSADHQDVEEGQGVARRPQANASVRAAFVHVVGDLLQSISVLVSALIIFFKPEYKMADPICTFLFSIFVLGTTITIMRDILVVLMEGTPLGVKYGEVRDVILSVKGVQAVHNLHIWALTMNQGVLSAHVAIDDALDPQPVLRELTQLLFDTYSFHSVTIQVEPQADQKPDCTLCEDPK, from the exons ATGTTTAGGAAAAAAGATCCAGAAAAAATCCATTTGGTCACTGACAAAGCAACCACGTATATGGGAAG GAAGTCTCAAAATGAAGTCAAGGAGAAGAATGGGACCATCACACATTGCCACGACAACAGCCGGGCACAGGAGGACCGAGAACGTGAGAGAAAAGTCGCTAGGAAGCGACTCTACATCGTTTCAGTTGTTTGTCTGGTCTTCATGATCGGTGAAATCCTGG GAGGATACTTTGCTGGGAGTCTGGCAGTGATGACGGACGCTGCTCACCTGCTTGTGGACTTCATGAGCTTCATCATTAGCCTGGTGTCCCTGTGGCTCTCCTCCAGACCGGCTACGCACAGACTGAGCTATGGCTGGCACCGGGCCG AGATCCTGGGGGCCCTTCTTTCTGTGTGCACCATCTGGTTGGTGACTGGCATCCTGGTGTATCTGGCAGTGGAGCGCTTGATAAGTGACGACTACACCATTGAGGGGACACTCATGCTCATCACTTCAGGCTGTGCAGTGCTGGCCAACATCAT CATGGCACTTACCCTGCACCAGTCAGGGCACGGCCACAGTCACGGTGGCCTGAGCTCTGGACACGGCCACAGCCACGGCCATAGCCACGAGAAAGGAAGGGACCAGAAAGCCGAGAATGGCCACGCGCATTCCCACGGACAGGGCTCCGCGGACCACCAGGATGTGGAGGAGGGCCAGGGGGTGGCGAGACGACCTCAGGCCAACGCCAGCGTGAGAGCAGCGTTTGTGCACGTGGTGGGAGACCTCCTCCAGAGCATCAGCGTGCTAGTCAGCGCGCTGATCATCTTCTTTAAG CCCGAATACAAGATGGCTGACCCCATCTGCACTTTCCTGTTTTCCATTTTTGTGCTCGGCACGACCATCACTATCATGAGGGACATCCTTGTGGTGCTCATGGAAG GCACACCTTTAGGGGTGAAGTACGGCGAGGTGAGGGATGTCATCCTGTCTGTGAAGGGGGTCCAGGCAGTTCACAACCTCCACATCTGGGCTCTGACCATGAACCAGGGAGTGCTGTCCGCACATGTGGCCATAG ATGATGCTTTGGATCCACAGCCTGTTTTGAGGGAGCTCACTCAACTGCTGTTCGACACGTACAGCTTTCACTCGGTTACTATTCAAGTTGAGCCCCAAGCTGATCAGAAGCCTGACTGCACGCTGTGCGAAGATCCAAAATAG